ACGGAATCCCCGGAAGATAATGTTACAGGCTGGAAGGCCGACGGCATAATCGGAGAGGGTGAATACGAAAATAACGTTACCGGATTCAGGGATCTCTTCTATATACACTGGACATCGGATAACGAGACCCTCTACATGGGTATTCAGGGAAAGACATCCGGTTATGTTGCAGTAGGGTTTAATCCGGTTGCGATGATGAAGAATGCCGATATAATCTTAGGCGGTAATATTGGAACAGGGGGATCTTTATACATATACGATATGTACTCGCTCGATGCCTCCGGGACAATGAGATCCGACACCTCGCTTGGAGGAGAATTCAATATAGAAGAATCTGCAGGAACCGAGAAGGCTGCATTCCAGACCCTCGAGTTCTCAAGAAAACTGGATACGGGAGACAAATACGATTCTGTGCTCGAAAAAGGCAAATCAGCAAAAGTTGTATGGTTCCTTTCCAATTATGACGACCCGCTTTCAAATCAAATTTCTGGGGAAGGTTCTGTCGATATAATAATCTGAAAACCTTCACTGCTGATTCAGGAAACACAAAAATAAAACCCTCTCCCGGGTAAGACTCCAACCATCTATTCATTATCAGATTCAATAATCGGGATAAGCCATGACAGTCGATAAGATTCCTATCGGAAAATTTTCGGAAATTACCAGACTTTCAAAGAAGGCACTGTATTGCTACGAGAAGAAAGGGCTTCTGGTTCCTGTTCAGAAAGACATCTGTACTGGCTACAGGTATTACACACCTCTTCAAATCGAGAAAGGCATATGGATTAAGGCTTTA
The Methanolacinia paynteri genome window above contains:
- a CDS encoding DOMON domain-containing protein, which encodes MKRKILMIAVFAILILASGCTTEDDSLDVICIMPEETTTVQTFSPTETTSLTPEVTESPEDNVTGWKADGIIGEGEYENNVTGFRDLFYIHWTSDNETLYMGIQGKTSGYVAVGFNPVAMMKNADIILGGNIGTGGSLYIYDMYSLDASGTMRSDTSLGGEFNIEESAGTEKAAFQTLEFSRKLDTGDKYDSVLEKGKSAKVVWFLSNYDDPLSNQISGEGSVDIII